From Permianibacter aggregans, a single genomic window includes:
- a CDS encoding transposase, with translation MARPLRIEFAGALYHVTARGNAQQDIYLDDSDRELFLSLLNNAVRRFDWYCHAYCLMRNHYHLLIETNTASLSKGMKYLNGTYTQAFNRIHQRVGHVFQGRFKAILVQKENYLLELSRYIVLNPVRARMVREAKNWPWSSYQATAGLTETAACLTTDWILAGFAKTKAVAQRRYAEFVQQGKSQPSPWEQLSNQIYLGDERFIQDMQCRIDPEQPLKDIPKKQKQAPIKPLAYYQNKYTESKTAMAKAYLSGHYTLEQVGNHFGVSYATVSRAVKQLESEK, from the coding sequence ATGGCAAGGCCATTGCGCATTGAATTTGCCGGTGCGCTATATCACGTGACAGCACGTGGAAATGCGCAACAAGACATCTATTTAGACGATAGCGACCGAGAGCTATTTCTTTCGCTACTAAACAACGCCGTTCGACGATTCGACTGGTATTGTCACGCGTATTGTTTGATGCGCAATCATTATCATCTGCTGATTGAAACTAACACTGCCAGCCTCTCCAAAGGCATGAAATACCTGAATGGCACCTATACCCAAGCCTTTAATAGAATCCACCAGCGTGTGGGTCACGTTTTTCAGGGACGCTTCAAAGCTATCCTGGTTCAGAAAGAAAACTACCTATTGGAATTGTCCCGATACATCGTGCTAAACCCCGTGAGGGCGCGCATGGTGCGTGAGGCGAAAAATTGGCCATGGAGTAGCTATCAAGCAACGGCAGGCTTGACTGAAACGGCGGCCTGCCTGACGACAGATTGGATTCTGGCCGGCTTTGCCAAAACCAAGGCGGTCGCTCAGCGCCGGTATGCCGAGTTTGTTCAGCAAGGCAAAAGCCAGCCATCGCCTTGGGAGCAACTCAGCAATCAGATTTATCTTGGTGATGAGCGATTTATACAGGACATGCAGTGCCGAATCGACCCCGAGCAGCCATTAAAAGATATTCCAAAGAAACAAAAGCAGGCGCCTATCAAGCCATTAGCTTACTACCAAAACAAATACACAGAATCAAAAACGGCAATGGCCAAGGCATATCTCAGTGGGCATTACACCTTAGAGCAGGTCGGCAACCATTTTG